From Pleurodeles waltl isolate 20211129_DDA chromosome 1_1, aPleWal1.hap1.20221129, whole genome shotgun sequence, a single genomic window includes:
- the LOC138247595 gene encoding zinc finger protein 665-like, which translates to MRKKPHKCSECDKAFTRNFSLFLHQKIHTGEKPFKCSECDKAFTQKGALSGHQRIHTREKPYKCSECDKSFTRKDTLSIHQRIHTRVKPYKCSECNKSFARKGTLATHQRIHTGEKPYNCSECDKAFARKGALSIHQRIHTGEKPFKCSECDKAFSNKDTLSTHQRIHTGEKPYKCSECDRVFKYKSHQSKHQRTHTGVKPCKCSQCDKAFTQTSALSIHKRIHTGEKPYKCSECDKAFIQKAALSIHQLIHTGEKPYKCSVCDKAFKTTRQLSRHQRTHTGEKPYKCSECGRAFSQWSGLSYHQRIHTGEKPYPCSECDTAFIRKCELMIHHRTHTGERPYKCSECDKTFTQKNSLSLHQRRHS; encoded by the coding sequence ATGAGGAAGAAACCACACaaatgttctgaatgtgacaaggctttcacaagaaacttttcactatttctgcatcaaaaaattcacactggggaaaaaccatttaaatgttctgaatgtgacaaAGCTTTCACACAAAAAGGTGCACTATCTGGTCATCAAAGAATTCACACTAgggagaaaccatataaatgttctgaatgtgacaagAGTTTCACACGAAAAGATACACTATCCATCCATCAGAGAATTCACACTAGGGtgaaaccatataaatgttctgaatgcAACAAGTCTTTTGCTCGAAAAGGTACATTAGCAACTCATCAAAGAattcacactggggagaaaccatataatTGCTCTGAATGTGATAAGGCTTTTGCACGAAAAGGTGCACTATCCATACATCAAAGAattcacactggggagaaaccatttaaatgttctgaatgtgacaagGCTTTCTCAAACAAAGATACACTGTCCACGCATCAAAGAATTCATACCGgggagaaaccatataaatgttctgaatgtgatAGAGTTTTTAAATATAAGAGTCATCAATCAAAACATCAGAGAACGCACACTGGGGTGAAACCCTGTAAATGTTCTCAGTGTGACAAGGCTTTCACACAAACGAGTGCACTGTCCATACACAAAAGAattcacactggggagaaaccgtataaatgttctgaatgtgacaagGCTTTCATACAGAAAGCTGCACTGTCCATACATCAACTAATTCACACCGgggagaaaccatataaatgttctgtTTGTGATAAGGCTTTCAAGACAACAAGACAGCTATCACGGcatcagagaactcacactggggagaaaccgtataaatgttctgaatgtggCAGGGCTTTCTCACAATGGAGTGGACTGTCTTATCACCAGAGAattcacactggggagaaaccatatccaTGTTCTGAATGTGACACAGCTTTTATACGAAAGTGCGAACTAATGATACATCACCGTACTCACACTGGGGAAAGACCATATAAGTGTTCTGAATGTGACAAGACTTTCACTCAAAAGAATTCACTATCCCTTCATCAGAGACGTCACAGTTAG